In Triticum urartu cultivar G1812 chromosome 6, Tu2.1, whole genome shotgun sequence, the following proteins share a genomic window:
- the LOC125515410 gene encoding 28 kDa ribonucleoprotein, chloroplastic-like yields MAHSCLSAARTAAALRLPFQADHAASAFPRPARASSSRPHAHRLIAAAPVVPVPRGSRRALAVVALASQEEATAVEEAQEEEVVQEAPGQLEEDEPAGEVEEPQPEEAEQGAAAEASSDGGDGSTGTGSSATKLYFGNLPYNCDSALLAGIVQDHAVPEMVEVLYDRTTGRSRGFAFVTMSTLEDCERVIKNLDGTLYSGRTMRVNMADRPKPKAPLYPETEHKLFVGNLSWTVTPEMLTDAFQRCGNVVGARVLYDGETGRSRGYGFVCYSTKEEMDQAIETLNGTEIEGREIRVNLALGKRY; encoded by the exons ATGGCGCACTCCTGCCTCTCCGCGGCGCGCACGGCGGCGGCGCTGCGCCTCCCGTTCCAGGCCGACCACGCCGCGTCCGCGTTCCCCCGCCCGGCGCGCGCGTCGTCGTCCCGTCCGCACGCGCACCGGCTCATTGCCGCCGCGCCCGTCGTGCCGGTGCCGCGGGGGAGCAGGCGCGCGCTCGCCGTCGTCGCGTTGGCGTCGCAGGAGGAGGCCACGGCTGTCGAGGAGGCGCAGGAAGAAGAAGTAGTACAGGAAGCCCCGGGGCAGCTGGAAGAGGATGAGCCAGCAGGGGAGGTCGAGGAGCCGCAGCCGGAGGAGGCGGAGCAGGGTGCGGCCGCGGAGGCGAGCTCGGACGGCGGCGATGGAAGCACCGGCACCGGGAGCAGCGCCACCAAGCTCTACTTCGGGAACCTGCCGTACAACTGCGACAGCGCGCTGCTCGCCGGCATCGTGCAGGACCACGCCGTCCCGGAGATGGTCGAG GTGCTGTACGACCGGACGACGGGGAGGAGCCGGGGCTTCGCCTTCGTGACGATGAGCACGCTCGAGGACTGCGAGCGGGTCATCAAGAACCTCGACGGCACC CTGTACAGCGGGCGCACGATGAGGGTGAACATGGCCGACAGGCCGAAGCCGAAGGCGCCGCTGTACCCGGAGACGGAGCACAAGCTCTTCGTGGGCAACCTGTCGTGGACGGTCACCCCGGAGATGCTGACCGACGCGTTCCAGCGCTGCGGCAACGTGGTCGGCGCCCGGGTGCTCTACGACGGCGAGACCGGCCGCTCCCGCGGCTACGGCTTCGTCTGCTACTCCACCAAGGAGGAGATGGACCAGGCCATCGAGACGCTCAACGGAACG GAAATCGAAGGCAGGGAGATCCGGGTCAACTTGGCCCTGGGGAAGAGATACTAG